Sequence from the Neisseria subflava genome:
GACTTCTTGTTGAGATTCGATTGATGAGATGAGCGCATGCAAAGGCCGTCTGAAACTTTTAGTTTCAGACGGCCTTTAAATTAAGATGATTAAACAGCGGCGACGGTAAAACGTTCAAACAAATGCGCTTTGTTTTCCACATCGTCGGCGATGGCGACTGCCAAATCGGCCACGCTGATGCCTGCCGGAATTTTACCGTCCATCAGCAAATCGTCTTTACCCAAGCGGTATTTGCCGGTTTTGTCTTCGCTGAAACCGCCGTCCGCGCCCAGTCGTGCCGGAGGGGAAACGAAAGACCAGTTCACGTCGCGGCGCGGCAGGAGTTCTGCCAAGAGATGGCGTGCGGCATTGGCGCCGTCGAAAATTTCTTTCGGGAAGTCGGGCGTATCGATAACTTGCAAACCGGGTGCCACATACAGGCTGCCCGCGCCGCCGACGACCAACAAATAAGGCACTTGCGCTGCTTTTGCCGCTTCGACGATGCTGTTTGCGCCGCGTGTGAAATCCGCGCCGATGTTGGGATTGGTCCAGCCCGGGTTGAACGCGCTGACCACGGCATCAAAACCGGCCAGTTTGTCGGCAAAATCTGCTGCGTTGACATCTGCAGAGACTGCGGCAACATTTTGCGCTTGGAAAACTTTGTCTGTGTTGCGAGCAAAAGCGGTTACTTCATGACCGCGGTCTGCCAATTCTTGAACGACTGCGTTGCCGAC
This genomic interval carries:
- a CDS encoding NAD(P)-dependent oxidoreductase; translation: MKIAVIGATGYVGNAVVQELADRGHEVTAFARNTDKVFQAQNVAAVSADVNAADFADKLAGFDAVVSAFNPGWTNPNIGADFTRGANSIVEAAKAAQVPYLLVVGGAGSLYVAPGLQVIDTPDFPKEIFDGANAARHLLAELLPRRDVNWSFVSPPARLGADGGFSEDKTGKYRLGKDDLLMDGKIPAGISVADLAVAIADDVENKAHLFERFTVAAV